A stretch of DNA from Triticum urartu cultivar G1812 unplaced genomic scaffold, Tu2.1 TuUngrouped_contig_6044, whole genome shotgun sequence:
CGCGGCGCGAGGAGAGGGTGCGCGTCTCGCTGCCGCCAGAAGAATGGAGCGGTTCGTTCCCCATGGTAGCCGCCACGGCGGCAAATCTTGCATCGGCCTGCATCGCATTCTTGGGGTTCTCGCCTATCGGCGGGAAATTCTCCCAGTCCCACAGCACCGAGCTCCTCTGGTTCCACTCCATCCCAAAAGAGCCCATGCCAGAGCCGAAGATCTccggcgctcctcctcctcctactcGCACGGCAAAGCTGCTGCCACTGAAGCAACAAAAGGGAACACAAGGGGTGAGGAGCAGAATTAGCAAGCTTGGAAATCAGGAAAAAAAATTGCACTTGGAAAAGTCAATGATGATGAACAGCTTAGAACACATATGAGCACCACTGAGGGCAAGAGAGAGGAAGTACACAACTATCATCAAATGAATGAGTGAATGCCGTGTGCAACTGCGCAACAGAGGGTATGCAGAGTACCTTTCTTCACACAAGTGGAATCGTCAGTTAGTTATGGCAAGAAGATCATCAATTCATCATTCCATTTCCCCAGCAGCAGGAGAGACAAAAAAGGAGAACACACAAGTACCTTGATGAGGGACCAAAGATCAAGTTGTGGTATCCCCCCTTCACTTCTTCCTCCTCCGAAAACAATAGGAAAGACAGCAGaattcctcctcctcctcctcctcccagaAGCCCGATCAGCAGCGCGCCGGAGCGCCACGGAGCTCCCCCTCGAACCCGGCGAGCCGTGGTGCCGGGGACGTCGCCGGCGGAGCAGGCGGCCCCATCAACCGGAGAGAAGCTCTGCTGCCTCAGGCCCTCGGCACAAGGTCTGCCTCCCCCTCAAATCTCATCCCTGGGCGATGAGATGAGATCTAGTATATCACCTTGAAAGAAACCCAAGCCCAATCACGGCATCAGCAACCACCCCGGCGCTGGACCCTACGGCGCATCATGACAACCACCCCGGTCTCGCTCGCCCCAATCAAGATCTTTCACCACCACCAGCAGCACGCCCCCAAGCCCAGAGAAAAACTACCACTACTGGAGTACTGGTACTGCTACCTCAGGACTGCATTATTTGCTCCACGTTGCCTCTGCGCCACCCTCCTCCACGGATCAAATCAAATCAAACCCCTTTGGGACGGGACGgcggagggagggagggagggaagGAGGGGGAGAACCTATACCACATCAAGTCAGCTGCTTTTCCTTTTCCTGTGGGGGAGGAGGACCCCTTTTTACCCGTCTACTAGAGGGGAAAGAACTGCTCATGCCACCCCTAGGTGTACTGTGGTACTGTGTGCAATGGAAAGGGAGATCAAGAATCTTACTGGTGCCTCCTTTTTGCTCAAGAATCCTTGTCTCCTTGGCCTTGGTGTATCCCTCCCTCTGCCTGGCAGGCACTTGGGAGAGAGGATGAGGGAGGGCCTCAGAAAATCAGCAGAGGAGGGCAACCAGATAAGGAAGACAAGACTCACAATAACCCAGTGCACACCACACACACAAATGAGCTAGCTTTTTTTCATGTCATGCCCTGATGAATGGTGCCCCCACCTGAGTAGTGACTAGTGAGTGAGTAGGCCTGGAATGAACAGAAAGTGCCGAGTGGGGATGGATTTGGATGCCTCTACTGCTACTGCATCTTCACACACAGACACAGTGCAACAACCAGGCACATGCCCTCCCTGACACCATCTCCAAGAGGGCTCAGGGGTCAAGAAAGACAGCTAGGCTTAAGCTACTCACCTCACATCACCACCTGTTTACTGTTACTTCTACTACTACCAACAGTGCTACTTGTATGTATGTATCTACTGTACAGCAAAATCTCCAGTGGAAAAGCAGCAGCCTTTTTTGTGTGTGCTGAGGTTCAGAACTCAGAGTTCCTCAGCAGATCAGATGTATCATCACCTCCTCCGAGAATGACAAATCACAAACGTATGAACCAATGAAAAAAAATAGCGCGCTGCGAGAAGATTTAGCGCCGCCCTTGTCCAGATGCTGTAGAAGTTACGAAAGTACTGTGCACAAGACACTATAGATTACGATCCCGGTACGATGCTATATCGAGCGGATTCTGATGATTTGGCTTGATGCATCGAAGGCTGGTATGTGACGGCGTACCAAAATTGCCCATGATATATCGTTCGCATAGCGGCGCTCTAGAAAGTTATAGCGTGCTATATTTGAAAAATTGTGTTTTGCATAAAAATGTCAAATGTATCACATAATTTAAGGCTTCCCTAATTTGCAAGGATGGGGACTTGGGGCGAAAATGGAATGAGGCCGACACCGCTATTTGGAGACAGGATGAAGAGAGGTTGCTCTCACCTGGTGGCTGACTTGCCGACGCCGGCGGCGTGGTTAACGTCGGCGCTGACTTGTTGGAGTTGGAGGTGTGGCCGACGACGCTACTTGGAGAGGGGATGAAGAGAAGCCGCCGCCGCTAGTTGGAGATGGGATGAAGAGAAACCGCTGCCGCTCATGAACCGCCGCCTTCGCTCATGAGTCACGAACGTCGCCGACGCCTCTTGGAGACGGGATGAAGAGAAGCCACTGCCGTTCACAAACCACCGCCTTCGCTCATAAGTCACGACCGCCACGAACCGTCACCGTCACCTTCGCTCACGAGTCACAAACGACACCGATGCTGGTATTTGGAGACGGGATGAAGAGAAGCCGCTACCTTTCACGAACCGTCGTCGCGTTCGTTCACTAGTCACGAACAAGGCCGACACTGCTACTTGGGGACGGGGTCAAGAGAAGCCGCTGCCGCTCACGAACCACCGCCGCTGCCTTCGCTCACAACTCACGAGCAACGCCGCCACCGTCGCCTTCGCTCATGAGTCACGAACGCCGCCACCACCGCTGCCCTCAATCACGAATTGGTGGGAAACTTGTGACGAGTTTGCTAGGTTAGGTTGTATGGGTTGCTATATGGGCTTTATGTGTTGCTTCTGTGAGATAGTGGGGGTGAGTTGGGCCAATGTGGTGATGTGACAGGCCGTTGTATGGTACACGCAAAAACGCTACAACGTTATTTCGTTTAGCGCCGAAATAGTGCGCTATAGCGCAAATAGCGCCGTAGTGAGCCAATTAGCTAAAACGCAACGTGGCCTTTGCTGATACGCTACAGCGACGCGCCAAAACAGCGCGCTATTTTTTTCGTTGATCCGAACAGCCCATGTTGCCACATTGGGAAGGATAAGGAGGAGGGAAAATGGGTTGCCACATTGGGAAGGATAAGGAGGAGGGAAAGGGAGTGGCAAGTATGAGTGACACCACCTGCACCTAGGACAGAGTTCATGGACTCAGTGGATACATTGATATGCCTTTCTTTATCTCTTATGTGCTTGTGCTGTCTATGTGCTACTTCACTTGTGTGCTTTTGGTTGGATTAAGAGGTGTGGATGCCTGCCTCTATATCGAGCGGAGTCTGATGATTTGGCTTGGTGCATCGAAGGCTAGTATGTGACGGCGTACCAAAATTGCCCATGATGTATCGTTCGCATAGCGGCGCTCTAGAAAGTTATAGCGTGCTATATTTGAAAAATTGCGTTTTGCATAAAAATGTCAAATGTATCACATAATTTAAGGCTTCCCTAATTTGCAAGGATGGGGACTTGGGGCGAAAATGGAATGAGGCCGACACCGCTATTTGGAGACAGGATGAAGAGAGGTTGCTCTCACCTGGTGGCTGACTTGCCGACGCCGGCGGCGTGGTTAACGTCGGCGCTGACTTGTTGGAGTTGGAGGTGTGGCCGACGACGCTACTTGGAGAGGGGATGAAGAGAAGCCGCCGCCGCTAGTTGGAGATGGGATGAAGAGAAACCGCTGCCGCTCATGAACCGCCGCCTTCGCTCATGAGTCACGAACGTCGCCGACGCCTCTTGGAGACGGGATGAAGAGAAGCCACTGCCGTTCAAAAACCCCCCGCCCGCTCATGAACCGCCGCCTTCGCTCACGAGTCACGAACGTCGCCGACGCCTCTTGGAGACGGGATGAAGAGAAGCCACTGCCATTCACAAACCACCGCCTTCGCTCATAAGTCACGAACGCCGCCGCCACCGCTACTTGGAGACGGGATGAAGCGAAGCCCCCGCCGCTCACGAACCGTCACCGTCACCTTCGCTCACGAGTCACAAACGACACCGATGCTGGTATTTGGAGACGGGATGAAGAGAAGCCGCTACCTTTCACGAACCATCGTCGCGTTCGTTCACTAGTCACGAACAAGGCCGACACTGCTACTTGGGGACGGGGTCAAGAGAAGCCGCTGCCGCTCACGAACCACCGCCGCTGCCTTCGCTCACAACTCACGAGCAACGCCGCCACCGTCGCCTTCGCTCATGAGTCACGAACGCCGCCACCACCGCTGCCCTCAATCACGAATTGGTGGGAAACTTGTGACAAGTTTGCTAGGTTAGGTTGTATGGGTTGCTATATGGGCTTTATGTGTTGCTTCTGTGAGATAGTGGGGGTGAGTTGGGCCAATGTGGTGATGTGACAGGCCGTTGTGTGGTACACGCAAAAATGCTACAACGTTATTTCGTTTAGTGCCGAAATAGTGCGCTATAGCGCAAATAGCGCCGTAGTGAGCCAATTAGCTAAAACGCAACGTGGCCTTTGCTGATACGCTACAACGACGCGCCAAAACAGCGCGCTATTTTTTTCGTTGATCCGAACAGCCCATGTTGCCACATTGGGAAGGATAAGGAGGAGGGAAAATGGGTTGCCACATTGGGAAGGATAAAGAGGAGGGAAAGGGAGTGGCAAGCATGAGTGACACCACCTGCACCTAGGACAGAGTTCATGGACTCAGTGGATACATTGATATGCCTTTCTTTATCTCTTATGTGCTTGTGTTGTCTATGTGCTACTCCACTTGTGTGCTTTTGGTTGGATTAAGAGGTGTGGATGCCTGCCTCTATATCGAGCGGAGTCTGATGATTTGGCTTGGTGCATCGAAGGCTAGTATGTGACGGCGTACCAAAATTGCCCATGATGTATCGTTCGCATAGCGGCGCTCTAGAAAGTTATAGCGTGCTATATTTGAAAAATTGCGTTTTGCATAAAAATGTCAAATGTATCACATAATTTAAGGCTTCCCTAATTTGCAAGGATGGGGACTTGGGGCGAAAATGGAATGAGGCCGACACCGCTATTTGGAGACAGGATGAAGAGAGGTTGCTCTCACCTGGTGGCTGACTTGCCGACGCCGGCGGCGTGGTTAACGTCGGCGCTGACTTGTTGGAGTTGGAGGTGTGGCCGACGACGCTACTTGGAGAGGGGATGAAGAGAAGCCGCCGCCGCTAGTTGGAGATGGGATGAAGAGAAACCGCTGCCGCTCATGAACCGCCGCCTTCGCTCATGAGTCACGAACGTCGCCGACGCCTCTTGGAGACGGGATGAAGAGAAGCCACTGCCATTCACAAACCACCGCCTTCGCTCATAAGTCACGAACGCCGCCGCCACCGCTACTTGGAGACGGGATGAAGCGAAGCCCCCGCCGCTCACGAACCGTCACCGTCAACGAACAAGGCCGACACTGCTACTTGGGGACGGGGTCAAGAGAAGCCGCTGCCGCTCACGAACCACCGCCGCTGCCTTCGCTCACAACTCACGAGCAACGCCGCCACCGTCGCCTTCGCTCATGAGTAACGAACGCCGCACCACCGCTGCCCTCAATCACGAATTGGTGGGAAACTTGTGACGAGTTTGCTCGGTTAGGTTGTATGGGTTGCTATATGGGCTTTATGTGTTGCTTCTGTGAGATAGTGGAGGTGAGTTGGACCAATGTGGTGATGTGACAGGCCGTTGTGTGGTACACGCAAAAACGCTACAACGTTATTTCGTTTAGCGCCGAAATAGTGCGCTATAGCGCAAATAGCGCCGTAGTGAGCCAATTAGCTAAAACGCAACATGGCCTTTGCTGATACGCTACAGCGACGCGCCAAAACAGCGCGCTATTTTTTTCGTTGATCCGAACAGCCCATGTTGCCACATTGGGAAGGATAAGGAGGAGGGAAAATGAGTTGCCACATTGGGAAGGATAAGGAGGAGGGAAAGGGAGTGGCATGCATGAGTGACACCACCTGCACCTAGGACAGAGTTCATGGACTCAGTGAATACATTGATATGCCTTTCTTTATCTCTTATGTGCTTGTGCTGTCTATGTGCTACTCTACTTGTGTGCTTTTGGTTGGATTAAGAGGTGTGGATGCCTGCCTTTAGGTTCTGTTAGTGTGGTTGGTTTTTAGGTGGGGTGGCTTCCTTTGCTTGCCATCACACATTTTTTATGTGAATGTTTCAAACAAGTTCCAAGGACTCATTCTTGTTTTTAGCTCATGCCTGCCAACCAATTATTGGTGTCACTCAGTGGGCGATTGTACATAAAGGCTATGTGATTAATTGGCCCCATGGCTTTCCAAAAAAAACACCtatgtttttattttattttatattaaACCAAAAGTATAGAAGCCTGTGTTGTGCTTGGATGAGCTGACACCACAGGGTTTTAGTTCAATTGTTTGGTTTGGAATGCAATCCAAGTGCATCTTTATCATGGTGGTTACTTCGTTAAGTTGTTATATACGGATGGTGAGGGAAATAAGGTTGTCAATTCTTGGGAGATAAGCCATCCACATTGCCTCTTCATTGCTGTCCAGAGCTAGTACAAAATTTAAGAAGACGATGATGGGGACGACGACAACGATGATGCCGACATAGCTGGCAGCTTGACACCGATAACAACCACTGAAAAACAAAAACCATAACTGCAACATGGATTCAAGCAGACGGTTGTCTGGCACTAGATCCATGATCCGAAATGACTGCTCCCAAGTGCAGGTGTCTACAGGCAATTGGTCTCAAGTTTTCAGTAAATCGACTCAGATTGGCAGATGTCTACAGGCTCCCCCAAAGCCTACTGCTAGTATGGCTATGGCTACTGTGATGGTCTATGGTGCATAGGTAGTTACCAATGTGTTCCATCTAAGTCTAGAGACCATAATGCATAAACTGGAAGAGAAAGACTGATCTGGACTCACCACATTTGCAGGTTTGATAGCTATGCCCTCAGTCACATTCCTGGGTATAAATGGTCCAGTGCATCACCATCCCAATCACAATGGTACCGGAAGATCAAAGCTACGCTAACAAGAATTCAACGATGCGGCTGCGACGTCCGCATCCACCGAAATTAGAAGAAGAAAACGATCGAAAAAGGTTCCTACATGGATGAACACTGACAGCAGGCATCAAATACCCCTCTAAGCTGCCAGGCTGTTGATGCTGTCATGGCCGGGCCATCTTccgcaaagaaaaagaaaaaacaccTATGAGGATGACACGCAGAGGTGAACAAGTGCAAGGAGAAGCACCAGGAGGTAGTTGCTTCGGACCCGCCGCGGCTTCCACGAGTAGGCCGAGTCGACCTCGATCATGATCCCGAACCTGCATGTCCCGGTGCTGGGGTCCTGGCCGGTGGTCGTCGCGTAGCCCGAGAAGCCGCAGGCCACGTCGTCTTGGTCGTTCTTCTGGTAGAAGCTGTTGTAGGCGTACGAGATGTTGCTCCGGGTGTCCAGCATCCCGCAGGAAGTCCTGTAGCCAAGGCTGGTGCAGTCCGCCCTGGCGCACGCGTAGCTCACCGTGTCTGGAAGCTTTGGGTCGTCGAGGCTGACAGTGGGCTTCAGCACACACCATTTCTTGTCGAGGTACTTCACGCCGCTTGCTCTTTTAATCTGTGAATTCGGCACACCGAAGTTCAGCTGATACTTTGGTATGCCATCGTACGTGTAGATCCCCCAGTGGCGCTCGAAATTCCCTGGCTGTATGCTCTTATCATCCTCATCAATTAGACTGAATAAGTAAGCGTCGATCGGTCCAGGCCTCATCGGGGTCCCTTGCCCAGTGGCGATATGTGTCATGAAGCCTTGGTTGAAGCGCTGGGCGAGCTGAGCATTTGCGTTCATGTCACCGTCAGTTGGCCAGCCTATCTCCCCAATAACGATAGGCAGATTCCCATATCCATTCTTCTTCAGAGCCCAGATGAGCGTGTCGTGGTTTGCATCAAACATGTTTGTGTATGTTGCAGAG
This window harbors:
- the LOC125530064 gene encoding glucan endo-1,3-beta-glucosidase 6-like, which gives rise to MGSRARSGRGGAAALFVAAVMVVSWSAAGVGAIGANWGTQASHPLPPDTVVKMLKDNGFQKVKLFDAEDGTMSALRESGLEVMVGIPNELLAIMASSMKAADKWVEKNVSNYLNKGCNVRYVAVGNEPFLSTYNGSFLLTTFPALKNIQSALVKAGLGNQIKVTVPQNADVYDTATGKPSDGDFRTDIHDRILEIVKFLSDTGGVFTVNIYPFISLYIDPNFPAEYAFFDGRSQPVVDGSATYTNMFDANHDTLIWALKKNGYGNLPIVIGEIGWPTDGDMNANAQLAQRFNQGFMTHIATGQGTPMRPGPIDAYLFSLIDEDDKSIQPGNFERHWGIYTYDGIPKYQLNFGVPNSQIKRASGVKYLDKKWCVLKPTVSLDDPKLPDTVSYACARADCTSLGYRTSCGMLDTRSNISYAYNSFYQKNDQDDVACGFSGYATTTGQDPSTGTCRFGIMIEVDSAYSWKPRRVRSNYLLVLLLALVHLCVSSS